In Arthrobacter sp. StoSoilB5, one genomic interval encodes:
- a CDS encoding aspartate aminotransferase family protein, whose product MGTSPIRKPSKAMVNGFDPSRLDELPDQMQKSIRRRDKSLGPSYRLFYDEPLEIVRGKGVTLFDRDGNEYLDVYNNVPSVGHGHPRVIEAVHQQMQTLNTNTRYVQESILDYSEQLLSTFPAELGHVMFTCTGSEANDLAMRVAKYVTGQQGIIVTAGAYHGLTAEVSSFSPSLGKGVPLGANVRVIDAPDALRYSSDQGSFEDHLRDQVRAAISDLHRHGIGVAAFIADSIFSSDGVFAGPAGFLRPIIEEIHAAGGLYIADEVQPGFGRTGEEWWGFQRHGIVPDIVTIGKPMGNGIPVAAAIFKPELLQEFGKNIRYFNTFGGNSVAIAAAQAVLDVIREESLIENALKVGGKILTGLKDLTQNLDQVAEVRGSGFFIGVDLVTDRSTLTPNGDAAASIVNALRRDRILISACGAQGNVLKLRPPMPFSNDDADRLLEGIGRAFKALR is encoded by the coding sequence ATGGGTACTTCCCCAATCCGCAAGCCGTCCAAGGCCATGGTTAACGGCTTCGATCCCAGCCGCCTGGATGAGCTCCCGGACCAGATGCAGAAGAGCATTCGACGCCGGGACAAGAGCCTGGGGCCCAGCTACAGGCTCTTCTACGACGAGCCCCTGGAAATCGTTCGTGGCAAGGGCGTCACATTGTTTGACCGGGACGGCAATGAATACCTCGACGTTTACAACAACGTTCCCTCTGTTGGTCACGGCCACCCGCGCGTGATTGAGGCTGTCCACCAGCAGATGCAGACGCTGAACACCAACACCCGCTACGTCCAGGAGTCCATCCTGGACTACTCAGAGCAGCTTCTTTCAACGTTCCCCGCCGAGCTTGGCCATGTCATGTTCACTTGCACTGGTTCAGAAGCCAATGACCTCGCTATGCGCGTCGCAAAATATGTGACCGGACAGCAGGGCATCATCGTCACGGCCGGCGCGTATCACGGGTTGACTGCCGAGGTCTCTTCCTTCTCGCCGTCCTTGGGCAAGGGCGTGCCCCTGGGCGCGAATGTCAGGGTTATCGACGCCCCGGACGCCCTGCGCTATTCATCAGATCAAGGCTCGTTTGAGGATCACCTGCGGGACCAGGTGCGTGCAGCCATCTCTGACCTGCACCGGCACGGTATCGGAGTGGCGGCTTTCATAGCCGACAGCATCTTCTCCTCCGACGGTGTCTTCGCTGGTCCCGCAGGCTTCCTTCGCCCCATCATCGAAGAGATCCATGCCGCAGGCGGCCTGTACATCGCCGACGAGGTACAGCCAGGATTCGGCCGTACGGGTGAGGAATGGTGGGGCTTCCAGCGCCACGGAATCGTCCCCGACATCGTGACCATCGGCAAACCCATGGGTAACGGCATTCCCGTCGCGGCAGCAATCTTCAAGCCCGAATTGCTGCAGGAGTTCGGGAAGAACATCCGCTACTTCAACACCTTCGGCGGAAATTCAGTAGCCATAGCGGCAGCCCAGGCCGTCCTTGACGTCATCCGGGAGGAATCACTCATAGAGAACGCTTTGAAGGTTGGCGGAAAGATCCTCACAGGCCTGAAGGACCTCACCCAGAATCTGGACCAGGTGGCAGAAGTACGCGGAAGCGGCTTCTTCATCGGCGTCGACCTCGTGACCGATCGATCCACCCTCACACCCAACGGGGACGCCGCCGCCAGCATCGTCAATGCCCTCCGGCGGGACCGGATCCTGATCTCGGCTTGCGGCGCCCAGGGCAACGTCCTGAAACTCCGTCCGCCAATGCCCTTTTCCAATGACGACGCCGATCGCCTGCTGGAAGGAATTGGCCGTGCCTTCAAGGCACTGCGCTAA
- a CDS encoding ROK family protein produces the protein MRTNPTARDYTKASVLDAVLSEAPLTRTRLIELTRLSQATVSRKVDELRFDGFVVEQGINAVARRGRPSTYLDVPGTAGHVVGISFGARTTCVLVTDLRGREVRHVIVPSLEGGDVEATAEWLLDLVVEASDSAEGPLRQIVAALPGRVRTGTAILQKTFEDRLNAPVVLESDASASLRGILKDDASIGNAVLFMLSTELSFASCTDHEIAKGRTSAFGHLGEVLFSGVGNETLEGLLSTEGLLQFASGRGLDLDDIQALWSQPKDAASRAEVMEAFTTAVVAAVGAVAVTLDPESVYFVGRLSPLVDEVLPEARRRLAQSLPVVPGTTVVPQVVGLSVAQGAAHAGLALVHSQLRESMLEAQ, from the coding sequence ATGCGTACCAACCCCACCGCAAGGGACTACACCAAAGCTTCGGTTCTTGATGCTGTCCTTTCAGAGGCACCTTTGACGCGGACCAGGCTGATCGAATTGACGCGATTGAGCCAGGCCACGGTGTCCCGGAAGGTGGATGAGCTTCGTTTTGACGGCTTCGTCGTCGAACAGGGAATCAATGCCGTCGCGCGCCGTGGCCGGCCCTCCACGTATCTGGATGTGCCGGGCACGGCGGGGCATGTTGTGGGCATCTCTTTCGGAGCACGGACCACATGCGTCCTGGTGACGGACCTGCGGGGCCGCGAGGTCAGGCACGTGATTGTTCCCAGCCTGGAAGGCGGCGATGTGGAAGCCACTGCCGAGTGGTTGCTGGACCTGGTTGTGGAAGCCAGCGATTCCGCCGAGGGGCCACTGCGCCAGATCGTCGCCGCCCTTCCTGGCCGTGTCCGCACGGGTACGGCAATTCTTCAGAAGACCTTTGAAGATCGATTGAATGCTCCCGTGGTGCTGGAGAGCGATGCCAGTGCGTCCCTTCGGGGGATCCTGAAGGATGACGCGAGCATTGGAAATGCTGTTCTCTTCATGCTGAGTACGGAGCTGAGCTTCGCCAGTTGCACTGATCATGAAATCGCCAAGGGCCGGACTTCGGCTTTCGGCCACCTGGGTGAGGTTCTGTTCTCCGGTGTCGGCAACGAGACACTGGAGGGACTGTTAAGCACAGAGGGACTCCTCCAATTCGCCAGTGGGCGGGGACTGGACCTGGACGACATCCAAGCGCTCTGGTCACAACCGAAGGATGCGGCATCCCGCGCGGAAGTGATGGAGGCATTTACGACGGCGGTCGTCGCCGCCGTCGGCGCTGTTGCCGTGACGCTTGACCCCGAGTCGGTATATTTCGTGGGGCGCCTGAGTCCGCTCGTGGACGAAGTCCTTCCTGAGGCACGCCGGCGGCTGGCGCAAAGCCTTCCCGTAGTCCCTGGGACCACGGTGGTGCCGCAAGTCGTCGGACTCTCGGTGGCTCAAGGAGCGGCGCATGCGGGGCTGGCTTTGGTCCACTCCCAGCTGCGGGAATCCATGCTCGAAGCCCAGTAG
- a CDS encoding haloacid dehalogenase type II: protein MAFDIKPKFVTFDMNGTLIKFAIADATRAVLGERLPAELADEYVQATKAYRIDECMGDYKPFHQIIANSMERASRRLGLEYREADARAVYEIVPTWGPYPGVTEALNRLAEAVPLVIITNSDTVHAERLSENLQAPFATVISAEQMGMYKPRLGAFEYMFDKLGVTPDEIVHVSASPMYDHRSAATMGIKNKVYVDRGFEHDEHWLGYERITDIAELPVLFGLPRPAAS, encoded by the coding sequence ATGGCATTCGACATCAAGCCGAAGTTCGTAACGTTCGACATGAACGGAACACTGATCAAGTTCGCTATCGCCGATGCGACCCGTGCGGTCCTGGGCGAGCGCCTGCCGGCAGAGCTCGCCGATGAATACGTGCAGGCCACCAAGGCATACCGGATCGATGAGTGCATGGGCGATTACAAGCCCTTCCACCAAATCATCGCCAACTCCATGGAACGCGCCTCACGCAGGCTCGGCCTTGAGTACCGCGAGGCCGACGCAAGGGCGGTTTACGAAATCGTCCCCACGTGGGGCCCGTACCCAGGTGTGACCGAAGCACTGAACCGCCTGGCCGAGGCCGTCCCCCTGGTCATCATTACCAACAGCGACACCGTCCATGCTGAGCGACTGTCGGAAAACCTCCAAGCTCCGTTCGCAACCGTCATCAGCGCCGAGCAGATGGGCATGTACAAGCCCCGGCTCGGAGCGTTTGAGTACATGTTCGACAAGCTTGGCGTCACGCCCGACGAAATTGTGCACGTCTCTGCGAGCCCGATGTACGACCACCGGTCCGCTGCCACCATGGGCATCAAGAACAAGGTGTACGTGGACCGTGGCTTCGAGCATGACGAGCACTGGCTCGGCTACGAGCGGATCACCGACATCGCCGAGCTCCCCGTCCTCTTCGGCCTGCCACGTCCTGCTGCTTCGTAA
- a CDS encoding phosphotransferase, which produces MSDSAFIQAVASESGLLAEPPQLADPAVRGLLERFYGLAGTLVRIPTEKDETFRLRDGDETYLVKISPSDEDPVIVHLQTACMEHLERTAPELPVQRLVRSLDGEPQVLIPEPAGAFDRVLRVMRFLPGDLLANHDASAGQLRLVGSSLARLGIALKDFDHPRADRLLLWDLKHFHRMRPLLDYVDEKEKRSLAEDIFDQFDHKVVPLLDTLTSQVVHGDFSPFNVLVNPSRPDYVTGIIDFGDVVRTPVIFDISVTMANLLGTDPASPWEHALHVMNGYRSIRPVVGQELEALIVSAQARLLLRALITQWRASQLPLRRDYLLSHSKPDWDRLASTAAAPAPELSFTA; this is translated from the coding sequence ATGAGCGATTCTGCCTTTATCCAAGCAGTGGCATCAGAGAGTGGACTCCTGGCGGAGCCTCCGCAGCTCGCTGACCCCGCCGTCCGGGGGCTGCTCGAACGGTTCTACGGCCTGGCGGGAACGCTGGTCCGGATTCCCACCGAGAAGGACGAGACTTTCCGGCTCCGGGACGGGGACGAAACGTATCTGGTGAAGATTTCACCCTCGGATGAGGATCCAGTGATCGTCCACCTTCAAACGGCTTGCATGGAGCATTTGGAACGGACTGCCCCTGAACTTCCAGTCCAGCGTCTTGTCAGGAGCCTTGACGGAGAGCCGCAAGTCCTCATTCCGGAGCCTGCAGGAGCCTTTGATCGGGTACTGCGGGTGATGCGCTTCCTGCCAGGCGATTTGCTGGCCAATCACGACGCGTCGGCTGGCCAGCTTCGATTGGTGGGCTCAAGCCTGGCCCGCCTGGGGATTGCTTTGAAGGACTTCGATCATCCTCGCGCCGATCGTTTGCTCCTCTGGGACCTCAAGCATTTTCACCGGATGCGCCCGCTTCTTGACTATGTGGATGAGAAGGAAAAACGGTCCCTCGCAGAAGATATTTTCGATCAGTTCGACCACAAAGTGGTTCCGCTCCTCGACACGCTGACCTCCCAGGTTGTCCATGGGGATTTCAGTCCGTTCAATGTCCTCGTCAACCCCAGCAGGCCCGATTATGTAACCGGGATTATCGATTTCGGGGACGTCGTACGAACCCCCGTGATCTTCGACATCAGTGTCACCATGGCCAACCTTCTGGGAACAGACCCGGCCAGCCCCTGGGAGCACGCACTGCACGTCATGAACGGCTATCGAAGCATCCGCCCCGTGGTCGGGCAGGAGTTGGAGGCTCTGATCGTCTCAGCCCAGGCGCGCCTGCTCCTGCGGGCCTTGATAACGCAGTGGCGGGCAAGCCAGTTACCGCTAAGGCGAGATTATCTCCTCTCCCACTCAAAGCCCGACTGGGACCGGCTCGCGTCCACTGCCGCAGCCCCGGCACCAGAACTTTCTTTCACAGCATGA
- a CDS encoding ABC transporter substrate-binding protein: MKTTHMIQTAAAGLAVLLALTACGGAAAGTEATEIPKTQNTRDISEGVQPEAAAVALLPKAIKDKGELTVAMDLSSPPMTFLAEDNKTPIGVNPDLARLVAKKLGLKLKFENTAFDTIIPGIDGGRYDFTATTMSATAERLKVLDMINYLKGGSAVAVAKGNPLNLTNETLCGKNVGVTKGSTQQLKHLPNVSEWTCTSQGKPAINAITLPNVQEALTQLDSKRIDAVFYDASALAWANDQQPDHFTTLQPRMDTRTDTNVAMGLKKGSALTPALQKAIQSVLESPEYKKSLDYWGLGESAITEAKIR, translated from the coding sequence ATGAAGACGACACATATGATCCAAACAGCCGCCGCGGGGCTCGCCGTCCTGTTGGCCCTGACTGCATGTGGTGGCGCCGCAGCAGGGACTGAAGCGACCGAGATTCCGAAGACACAGAACACCCGTGACATCTCAGAGGGTGTCCAACCCGAGGCCGCCGCGGTGGCGTTGCTGCCGAAGGCCATCAAGGACAAGGGCGAGCTGACGGTCGCGATGGACCTGAGCTCCCCGCCGATGACGTTCCTCGCCGAGGACAACAAAACCCCCATTGGCGTAAACCCGGACCTTGCCCGCTTGGTGGCAAAGAAGCTGGGCCTGAAGCTGAAGTTCGAGAACACAGCGTTCGACACGATCATTCCCGGCATCGACGGCGGCCGCTACGACTTCACCGCCACGACCATGTCCGCTACCGCCGAGCGGCTGAAGGTGCTGGACATGATCAACTACCTCAAGGGAGGCTCGGCCGTAGCCGTAGCGAAGGGCAACCCACTCAATCTGACCAATGAAACCCTCTGCGGCAAGAACGTGGGCGTGACCAAGGGCTCAACACAGCAACTGAAGCATCTGCCCAACGTCTCGGAGTGGACCTGCACTTCCCAGGGCAAGCCCGCCATCAACGCCATCACCCTGCCCAACGTCCAGGAAGCCCTGACACAACTGGACTCCAAGCGGATCGACGCTGTCTTTTACGATGCCAGTGCCCTGGCGTGGGCCAACGATCAGCAGCCCGACCACTTCACCACCTTGCAGCCGCGAATGGATACCCGCACGGACACGAATGTCGCCATGGGCCTGAAAAAGGGATCAGCCCTGACCCCGGCACTCCAGAAAGCAATCCAGTCCGTTCTGGAATCCCCGGAATACAAGAAGTCCCTGGACTACTGGGGCCTGGGAGAATCAGCTATTACTGAAGCCAAGATCCGCTAG